The following are from one region of the Rhipicephalus microplus isolate Deutch F79 chromosome 1, USDA_Rmic, whole genome shotgun sequence genome:
- the LOC142817978 gene encoding uncharacterized protein LOC142817978 — translation MQVVLHLVIDLRAQDQVVLAVHLFGSSLVKFFGALFTCSAQWSLAPYVVKAGGYCQSSLTFLRSPSPGTHHNQEIFQERMAACAPALFQMMEEAPTKHTMELVVRVRDEGQREKAVQVAVLPFLCAHFKEDKNYLYQVFEEGTSITEKLAELPSTPTIIALGINMLK, via the exons atgcaggttgtgttgcatcttgttattgatttacgtgctcaggaccaagtagtgctagcagttcatttgtttggttcctcacttgtcaagttttttggcgcactcttcacttgttcagctcagtggtctctggcaccctacgtggtcaaggcaggcggctattgtcagagctctctcaccttcctgcgaagtccatcacctggcacacatcacaatcag gaaatcttccaggagaggatggcggcctgtgcgcctgcattatttcagatgatggaggaggcgccgacgaaacatactatggaactggtggtgcgcgtgagagacgaaggacaaagagaaaaagcagtccaggtagctgtgctaccattcctctgcgcgcattttaaggaagacaagaactacctttaccaagtatttgaa gagggaacaagcatcactgaaaagcttgccgagttgccatcaacgcctacaatcattgcactgg